The genomic stretch TAAGGTAGCAGTTATAGGCATACAATGTAAGCAAATGTGTAtcataaaagtgaaaaatatgaaaaaggttttttaatGTGATCAGTGGTAAGTTAGAGTGTACAGTGTATGCAACTGATGTATCTTTTAaccgttttttttgttttgtttgttttgttttttcagttcAATACCCCAGTATTCACCACATCAAGCAAGGAAACCATGGCATTATAACAGAGAATTAGGTAACCCATATCAGCTATCAAGAGCGAGCTCTGTTGCTTACTGGCGTAAATCAAATCACTTCAGCCTGTTAAACCCAGCATTACAGAGACCTTCCACTGTTAAGATTGCTTCACCAGATGTCACAATTAATAGAATGTTTACTTTGTAAGTCAGAGTAATTAGCATTATTTGTTTGATCATGTACTATGCATTATGATTATTTATATCTTTGTACTACATCTATTTAGGTAGACGTTAGCATTGTCGGTAGTTTCTCAGATGTGCAGGGCAGTAAAATCACCAAgtgacgtaatacaaaagattgaaaagagaCTGTATAATCCCCAAACCACAgcacaaaagcaaaacaagaatggtttctgcaacaccaagaacACCTACAATGTCTTTCTGGTTTCAGTTCTCATCTTGATTGGTTAGACTCTCAGTGTGCCACTTCTTGAGcaaatgatttgttttcttgaaagttcaaagatgacaaaaacaaagcaattcATCCTCGTGAGATTGGGTTTTTTAGATTGCAAATTATCAGAGATTAAAGACCTACACTCAATACTCAACTGGACTCCATCTGTGCGAAAGTCTTTGTTTGTCATATTTCCATTTTTATGCATAAAATATATACATGCCCGTTTTGCACTTTACCTTTCTCTCTCTAGCCAATTTTTTGAAacccaacctaacgaaatttgcagtcatttgagtgacAAGGCATCAAAAGGCAGTTTTCTTATGCTCGATAAACTTCCAAATCACAGTAatgaaggaaaaggaaaggagaaaaagaaagagcaaagagagggaaaggaggagaagagaaaaaagcaatggttacactcttagtttttatgaTGGCTTTCTTTGGAGAGAGTTTTTGgccggaaaaaaaaactgttggacacaaaaggtccatttgatggtaatgttttcaaaaatctggCTAGATATACATTGTATATTACCACGAATCATGATAATTTCTTAATGTTTGACAATGGTGACATGAGACCATTGAAATGTCAAGTTTCTTTCATattgtcaatttttgttttaatttaaattatgaCATGATTTTTTGAAGATCAAATAGCCCTTTCAAAAGAACTACACCAGACCCAGCAAATCCATGCAGCAGAGCTACTGTCCTGTCTGCCCTGAAGGAAAGCAGAAAAAGAAGCTATGTTGTTGATGAGGAAGATGATTTAGAACTTTCTCTACGACCAACAAAAAGGTTAGTGATCTCTTTTTTATGCCTAAAGGCTGGTGTTCACAGGGAACATAGTCAGATTCATAATCTCTACACCTCCGTTTGTGACTACGACTCCCTTGCTTAATGCTAGTGAAGACCAGCCTATGAGCAAGCTTGTTACTTATGCTTGTTCCTGTTTTTGGTTGCTGCTTTGGGGGGGAAGAGGGGTGCATTGCAGAGGAAATAGAGAGTCTAGGGGTTGTGACGAGGAGAAAGAAAGAACAAGACGAAATGATTTTCTTGGCATATGTTCGATGAGAAATCACATTATGTTCAccctggccctggttgttcaaaaggtggataatgctatccaatGCATAAATCTCTTTCCACTGGATaatgcaataataattatattgttTTCCCTAATACTTAATAATactggatggtgatttatccggtggataacgctatccaaaGTTTAAACAACCAGGACCTGGTAGAAATGTTTGTCCCATTATGTGACCCCCTAGAAATTTTTGGATAATTTCTCAATATTTTTCCTCTATACAAATGTCGTGAAATATCTACAAAACATGCCTCTCACAGATCCAAACTTTGCAACAGCAGTGTAGTGTAATATGAAGTTGTACATTTTCCTATAagagtcaactctctcttaataATGGACACCTccataagatggacacctttgtaAAAACTACAATTGGTTCCTGCCTTTCTCCACTCCCTTTATTGAACTCTAAGACAAATGTCACTCTTAGATGGACACTAACCTTAGTTTGGGTCCCAAAGGGGACCGCCATTTACAGCATGGTTCATACATGTACAATCTTggaaggtcttgaattttattaGTTGTTGTAAAAAGTTATTGAAGTTGgttaaagtccttgaaaagtacttgatttctttattaggtcttgaaaaGTCTTTGAAATTCACTACCTTACATCTATTCCGGACacaattttctgtaaaattatttttttattttttgctagggaaaatttggctcatccTCTAATAAACATCATGTGGGTAATTAACATAAAAATATTCTTACgcatgaacaatattttatttctgtttctttattttgaatGCTATTTCTGTAGCTCAGATGCCATTGTAAGTCATTTGCAAGTGTTGTtatgaaaagtaaaaaataatgtgatcaactatggctgaagaagtaaaaatcgtTAACGACTCCATGACGTGTTTTTGCCATGCGTGAGGTGTTTGAAAtattcaaaaaaattttaatacatTGATTAAATCTTAGTtcttgaaaactgtaatttgttattgaaaagtccttgaaatttgtttgtctgaagttgtacaAACCATGTAGAGAATTGACGCGACTGTATCCTTATTTTCAATCCGTGCTTCAGGAGAGGTACTAACCCAGTTAGCAGTAAAACTTTGGATTCTCCTCAAGAAGGCCCTTTCCTGAGATCCAACAGAACGTTATCTGGAGGTCTTAAGAGGACAGCCAATCAGGACAGTAAAGAAacaaggaaagaagaaaatatcaACAAGAGAAGCAAGATCATAGATCATACTACGGTTCAGCCTGCTGAGAAAGCACAAGATCATAGAAATTCTGTGctgcagaaaagaaaaaatgttgaaacagaATTGGCACACGTAAGGGCGTTATTTTAATTAATACTTCTGTGTTAAACACTCATTcaaattttgagcaaatttttttccaaatacttTATAACAGAGGAAAACTCTATCATCAAAAATGTAAGTAAGGGGATGGAATATTTCCTTGTTTATTTTGGAAGACTAGTTCACTTGGCGCACTCACAGAGAGCTCTGTAGTTTTAGCCTTCTGGGGGGCATGGGAAGaggatttttcaaaatggcAAGCTGACCCAGCTTGGATCAAAAGACAGTCAAAACATTACTTCCTGTAAACACAGCCGAAAAATAACATCACCTGGGCAgttgtttcttttactttattTGACATGGTTTAAGTGTtgtggtggtgggggtgggCTATTTTGTTAGTAGAAATTTATCTTGGTGAGTACAATCTGAATATCACTCACCAAGATGGCAAGTGTTCCAAAAAATGTGGTTTCCAACCCTGAACTTACAAGCACTCCCCTTGATTAAACAGTCAAACCAGCCAATGGCATACTACAGCTGTAACTGGCTACAGAATATTTGTAAGAATGATTTAGGGGCTTCACTAGGGTTACCAAGGAACAAAaccattttaatattttcagtgTGGTGCACTAACCACTCAGCCATGCTATCTCCTGATGTATTCAAAGTCAGCTCTGTAGTagatcattaattttttttgtagtagtTTTCTTAAGCCTTGCACTAAATTTTAACAGGCTACTAGCAAGGAGGATACAGAAGGAAGTAGATCCAAGAAAATCAAGAATTATACATCCACTGGGAATGATGAATGTCACAGGTCAGTATTATCTATTAGTCTTTGCCTGTTTAATGGAAAAGCATTAGTGTACATTTTCCTGGAGAAAGTCACAATCTTCTAGAAAAAGCATTGTACACACAATCATGACAGCATTATAATAATTCACACTTCTTCCTTTGCAGACATGCAACGGTTGAAAAAGGAGATGCACACATGGGAGATAGTATAGCTGTTTCTGATACAAGTAGCCATGAAGAAGATACTAGAATAAGTGACAAGGAACACAAGGAGAATTCAACTAAGAGATCGTCAACTTCTCAGATGGAAAAAGATGACGTAAAAAAGCGCAAAGAAACTAATAGAGTCACTACTGTTCACCAAGACAGAGATGACGCCATTCAGCAGTCAGAGCACAAGGCTGTAGATGCCTCCAAGAATAAGCAGGTACATGTATGAAAGTGTGTGGTTGTTTTTCTCAAAGCTGGTTCGATGGTGTTAAGAGCCAGAGTCATAATCagcagcctgagaaaacagccaacatttacgatgccaccactggtttccccgggaaatgacatctgagaaacggGTGCAgtaattccatactgatgactcaTCACTGCCCAGATGTGGGTAGTgactctgattggtcatgccgtgagggaaatttgcttcaacccaTCAGTTCaagcactacccaaatctgggtagtgatgcgtcatcagtacggaatttctgcgcttgtttcttagatgtcatttcacagggaaaccagtggtggtatTGCAAAATTTCAGCTTTTTTCTCAGgttacaaaataataatgagaAACATACAAGAGCTTATGATGTAGTGATCTGAAGCAGCCTTCCGATTCCTCTTAAGACTACATCCTGTACAATCTAGTGAGAACTAGCTCATGAGAATTGAAAGCAAAAgtgaagaactaaaccaattaCAGTGCCTGGTAACaagcattctgattggtttatcccTCTGCTTCTACTTCCAActccaacaatctggttttcactagatttTTAGTGATGGAGTCATGCCAAGTAAGAAGAAAACAGAAACGTTGTTATTTTCAATTTAACTTCACATACAActatttaacaatatttttgatgTTCCATAGCTAACAAGAACTCTCACAACACTGTTTCCAACTCTATCACTAGATTAAAGCAGCCTCAGGCTTTGATACTTAGTTGCCGAAAACCCTGCAACTTacaaatttgtttgtcaatGTGCGCCATTTACGTGGTTGCCACATCTCAGGGAATggtcaaagaaaaacaaaattctccAAGGTCAGGGAGAAGAGATGAAGAAGAGTTAGTACTATACAAATCAATTCATCCCATACTTGTATGTGCATGTAGCAAGGTTATTAAAATAATGCTTTGATTGCAGAAGCGATTTATGGTTCCAAGGTTTGCTTCTAAAGAAGATTCACGACGACGAGCTGTACCAGTTTACTGTGCTTCTAATGAGGAATCTGAGATGGTAAGAGCTCTTACAGTTTACAAGtaaacttgttttgtttgtctAGATTATAATCACACATAAACATCATCACTACAAAAAGAGCCATAACTCTTACATTTCACCACCAAATCAAGTAACTAAGGGCATTTGTACTGCTGTTGTTTACTGGCAGGATCTTGCCATCTGGGAAGCTTCTGCATGCGTGAATCCCCCTGTCTGTGTTCAGCTTGATGGCAGCATGAATGAATCATCTGTATGCTCTTATCCAATGGGAATGAAGACATGAGGGAAAAATGATAATGCAGTATTAACAAACTCTTTTAATGAATTTTAGCCTCAAAGAAGAAAAGTGAGCAGAAAGATTAACCAGGAGCAGATCAACATTGATCGCAAGCTGGCATGGGAAAGAGTccaaaaatttctagatgatgatgaagaggaggaagaagaggaTGAAAAGGAAGAGAAGTCAAAGTCAGGTAAAAATCGTTATTTGCTgttcttttcatcttttccaGGACCCAATCACCCCAaagtagatagatagatagacagatagatagatagatagatagatagatggacagacagacagacagacagacagacagacagataggtaggtagatagacagacagacagacagacagacagatagacagacagttagataggtagatagatagatactttTTTTAGTGAGGGTTTCACTTAATATCCATCTCTCATGTAAGGCCTACACTTTAGATCATAGACAGAGTGAGTCCCATTTTATTACTTGTCTGGTTCAAAGACATGAAGATTTTTTTGCTGGGCAAGTGACTTTTAAAGCTCACCTGCTAAGCGTTGGCCTTTGAGAGCaggaattcaagattttcattttaattccaTTGTCCCGCAAAACTTTATAAAAGGGACAGTTTAACTAGTGTTTGCTTCAGGAAATTCAAGTGGTTCGTACTTGAATGTATGATTTCTGTATGTAGCTCTCTAATGGGTTTACTTTGTGGATACTGATTTTTCGTTTAAACACCCTCTTTTTACTTTGTAGGAGCAACAGCAGTGCCATTAAcaactgcaccaacttgcaTCTCTTCATCCTTATTAAAGATCCCTTCTGGTAATCCTGTGTCAAGCACAGTAAGTCTAACCACAGTAACCACTCAAAGCCTTGTCACACCAGCTCTGTCCACGGGATTTCCAAAACCAACCACAGGGAACCCATTAGCAACTGCCATTTCCCTGGCCAGTCAAACAAAGCAAGGAAATGGTGCTCTTGCCCAACCACAATCCTCGGCAGGGTCATTATTGCAATCCCGACAGAGTTTACTTGCAAACTTGTTAACAACCGGGGCAGTGTCGTCAACAGCTGCTACAAAACAAGATAATTTAGTTACAGCCACATGTGCTAGTGCATCAAATCCTAGCCTGGGAACTTTACAAGCAAATACACCATTTACATCATCTGCGACAAGTTTGAGCGTTCCAGGATTAAAAACgaattcattctcttcatcatCTCTTGGAAATTCTTCGTTCTTAAAATCGAAAACAACTGACAATTTAACTTCACTGACAGGTTCTTCAAATCAAAGTACATCTACAACTAGTTTTCAACTAAGTGCAAGCATAGTTCAGTCATCCGTGAGATCTTCACTGCGTTCAAGTCAGCTATCTTCCCAGAAAGTTGATTTTAGTTTTCCTGCAGTTTCTTCTTCCGGGGCATCGACAAGTGCCGTAGCTACAACACAGGGGGGGTTTAAATTGTCAGTTCCAAGTGTAACACGTAATACTTTTGGCTTAGAGACGGCTGGATCAAAAAGCAGTCATGGGGCTGCAGTTATAAATAGTAAAAATACTGTTACGTTAACAACAAGTACTTCTCAAAATCCTTTAACCTTTGGAGTAGCAGGAAACAATTTAACATCAACACCGCAGAGTCCTTTTGGATCAATTGGTAAATCTACGGCGGTTACATTCACTGCAAATTCATCAGGCATATTTGGGCAAAACACTGCACAGAATTCATCTGGTTTAACAACACAGAATAAAGAAGCATTTGGTTCCACTAGCTTGCAGTCCTTATCAGCGTCAACGGGCCAAGCACAGGGTGCCTCCAGTGTTAATTTTGGTGCAAGTCCGTTTACTCAGTCTTCATTAGGGACCCAGCCTAACCAAATTGCTTCTCAGAGTGCCTTTGGATCCTTTCCTACCCAGAATGCTTTTGGAACACAACAGAGTCAACCAGCTTCCCAGAGTACCTTTGGATCCAGTGCTACCCAGAAAGCTTTTGGAGCACAGCAAAGCCCAGCAGCTTCCCAGAGTACATTTGGACCTAAGAGTGCATTTACTTCAGAGGCACCTAAAACTCAGAATTCTTTTGGATTACAAGCTGGACAAACTTCCAGCCAAAGTGTGTTTGGAAGTCAAAGTGCTACCCAAAGTTCTTTTGGGAATCAAGCTGCCCAGAGTGCTTTTGGCTCCCCACAGCAGCCTCCTACCCAAAATGTTTTAGGAACCCAAGCTACCCAGTATGCCTTTGGAGCTCAACTGAACCAGCCGGCCAAACAGAGCGCTTTTGCTGCGCCTACTGATCAGGCATCGAAATCTACTTTCAGCTTTGCTCCAAATGCTGTTCAACCCAACACAA from Porites lutea chromosome 1, jaPorLute2.1, whole genome shotgun sequence encodes the following:
- the LOC140942660 gene encoding uncharacterized protein; this translates as MALKESELRVLGILGLVIVILWAFFGLVWSFLLVFTFLIYAYNFGRQQRNSSHEIGEDEPDVPFQEKMHDYYSEFQDLQFTGSPKGQFTLRSPMPLLSEVAKRLSFNTSSIPQYSPHQARKPWHYNRELGNPYQLSRASSVAYWRKSNHFSLLNPALQRPSTVKIASPDVTINRMFTLSNSPFKRTTPDPANPCSRATVLSALKESRKRSYVVDEEDDLELSLRPTKRRGTNPVSSKTLDSPQEGPFLRSNRTLSGGLKRTANQDSKETRKEENINKRSKIIDHTTVQPAEKAQDHRNSVLQKRKNVETELAHATSKEDTEGSRSKKIKNYTSTGNDECHRHATVEKGDAHMGDSIAVSDTSSHEEDTRISDKEHKENSTKRSSTSQMEKDDVKKRKETNRVTTVHQDRDDAIQQSEHKAVDASKNKQKRFMVPRFASKEDSRRRAVPVYCASNEESEMPQRRKVSRKINQEQINIDRKLAWERVQKFLDDDEEEEEEDEKEEKSKSGATAVPLTTAPTCISSSLLKIPSGNPVSSTVSLTTVTTQSLVTPALSTGFPKPTTGNPLATAISLASQTKQGNGALAQPQSSAGSLLQSRQSLLANLLTTGAVSSTAATKQDNLVTATCASASNPSLGTLQANTPFTSSATSLSVPGLKTNSFSSSSLGNSSFLKSKTTDNLTSLTGSSNQSTSTTSFQLSASIVQSSVRSSLRSSQLSSQKVDFSFPAVSSSGASTSAVATTQGGFKLSVPSVTRNTFGLETAGSKSSHGAAVINSKNTVTLTTSTSQNPLTFGVAGNNLTSTPQSPFGSIGKSTAVTFTANSSGIFGQNTAQNSSGLTTQNKEAFGSTSLQSLSASTGQAQGASSVNFGASPFTQSSLGTQPNQIASQSAFGSFPTQNAFGTQQSQPASQSTFGSSATQKAFGAQQSPAASQSTFGPKSAFTSEAPKTQNSFGLQAGQTSSQSVFGSQSATQSSFGNQAAQSAFGSPQQPPTQNVLGTQATQYAFGAQLNQPAKQSAFAAPTDQASKSTFSFAPNAVQPNTNSPFGSFSSKPSTQNAFGATPTQNATGTSEGFKFGATASKTTPGGFTFNAAGNSTGGFQFGTAGGSSSFSGFGQASVQAATPAAMPAPSMPSGGFNFNPGSSGTMGTALASSTPAPSFGAPSTTQGASSALSAKTRARLAARRRGKK